A window of Halomonas sp. GFAJ-1 contains these coding sequences:
- a CDS encoding gamma carbonic anhydrase family protein, giving the protein MAIYQFGELTPDIHDDVYIADTADVIGQVTLKARSSVWYQAVLRGDSDHLEVGEESNIQDGAVLHADPGYPLKIGKGVTVGHQAMLHGCTVGDGCLIGIQAVVLNGAVIGENSLVGAGAFIKEGAVFPPNSLIVGSPAKVVRELSADAIEGLKLNAQSYVMRGQQHATTLKRID; this is encoded by the coding sequence GTGGCAATTTATCAATTTGGCGAGCTAACGCCCGATATTCATGATGATGTGTATATCGCCGATACGGCTGATGTGATTGGGCAAGTGACTCTCAAGGCGCGCTCAAGCGTTTGGTATCAAGCAGTTCTGCGTGGCGATAGCGATCATTTAGAAGTAGGCGAAGAGAGCAATATCCAGGATGGCGCAGTGCTCCATGCTGACCCAGGCTACCCGCTTAAAATCGGCAAGGGCGTCACGGTGGGACATCAGGCGATGCTGCATGGCTGCACGGTAGGTGATGGTTGCTTGATAGGCATTCAGGCGGTGGTGCTAAATGGTGCCGTCATTGGTGAAAACAGCTTGGTAGGGGCGGGGGCGTTTATCAAGGAAGGTGCGGTATTTCCTCCCAATTCGCTGATTGTTGGCTCGCCGGCCAAAGTAGTGCGAGAACTTTCTGCAGACGCAATAGAAGGGCTGAAGTTGAATGCGCAAAGCTATGTGATGCGTGGTCAGCAACATGCGACAACCCTAAAGCGTATCGACTAA
- a CDS encoding lactate permease, translating to MNETTLALLAFLPLLLAGILLIGFKIPAKIAMPIVFLTAAIIALTAWDMSFSRVAASTVQGLIQTAGLLWIIFGAILLLNTLKHSGGITAIRNGFSGISPDRRVQALIVAWLFGCFIEGASGFGTPAAVAAPLMVALGFPALAAVVVGMMIQSTPVSFGAVGTPVVVGVGSGLDRAGITAQLEATGSSWDVFFQMVTNGVAITHGIVGILMPLILVLIMVRFFGANRSWKEGLSIVPFAIFTGFAFVIPYTLVGVFLGPEFPSMIGAMVGLAIVVPAARRGFLLPKDTWDFPESSSWPDEWIGNLQIKLDDVAGKAPMSTLKGWIPYVLLAIFLVASRTVEPLRNALTSVNLNWANIFGETGVSGGLQPLYLPGGIIVAVVIVTYFLHRMNPRQMSAAISESTKTIFGAGFVLIFTVPMVRILINSGVNGADLVSMPVMMAQAVADNVGGIYPFFAPAVGAMGAFIAGSNTVSNLMLAEFQFNIAQSLGLSTAMMVALQAVGAAAGNMIAIHNVVAASATVGLLGREGATIRKTIIPTIYYLVFSGIIAIIAFYVIGVTDPLM from the coding sequence ATGAATGAAACTACACTTGCACTCCTGGCATTTCTGCCGCTGTTGCTAGCAGGTATTTTGCTCATAGGCTTTAAAATACCTGCCAAAATAGCGATGCCGATTGTCTTCCTCACCGCTGCGATTATCGCTCTGACCGCTTGGGATATGTCGTTCAGCCGCGTGGCCGCTTCGACCGTCCAGGGCTTGATTCAGACCGCGGGCCTGCTGTGGATTATTTTTGGCGCTATTCTGCTTTTGAATACGCTAAAACACTCCGGTGGCATTACCGCTATTCGTAACGGTTTCTCGGGCATTAGCCCTGACCGCCGCGTGCAGGCGTTAATTGTTGCTTGGCTATTTGGTTGCTTTATTGAAGGCGCTTCAGGCTTTGGCACACCAGCCGCCGTAGCAGCACCGCTGATGGTTGCGCTTGGCTTCCCCGCTTTAGCGGCGGTGGTTGTCGGCATGATGATCCAGTCTACTCCGGTTTCATTTGGTGCCGTGGGCACTCCCGTTGTAGTAGGGGTAGGCAGCGGGCTTGACCGTGCTGGCATTACCGCTCAGCTAGAAGCTACAGGTTCAAGCTGGGATGTGTTTTTCCAAATGGTAACCAATGGCGTTGCGATTACTCACGGCATCGTGGGTATTTTAATGCCACTGATTCTCGTGCTAATTATGGTGCGCTTCTTTGGTGCTAATCGCTCGTGGAAAGAAGGTCTTTCCATTGTGCCTTTCGCTATCTTCACTGGTTTCGCTTTCGTTATACCTTACACGTTGGTTGGCGTTTTCTTAGGACCAGAATTCCCGTCAATGATTGGCGCGATGGTGGGCTTAGCGATTGTGGTTCCTGCAGCACGTAGAGGCTTCTTGCTGCCCAAAGATACGTGGGACTTCCCGGAATCTTCCTCTTGGCCCGATGAGTGGATCGGTAACCTGCAGATCAAACTAGATGATGTAGCAGGCAAAGCGCCGATGTCTACGCTGAAAGGCTGGATTCCCTACGTACTCCTGGCGATTTTCCTGGTGGCTTCACGCACCGTCGAGCCGCTGCGCAACGCGCTTACCTCTGTCAACCTGAACTGGGCTAATATCTTCGGTGAAACGGGCGTCAGCGGCGGCTTGCAGCCTCTGTACCTGCCAGGCGGCATCATCGTTGCTGTGGTCATAGTGACGTACTTCTTGCACAGGATGAATCCGCGCCAAATGAGCGCAGCAATATCAGAGTCTACCAAGACGATCTTTGGTGCTGGCTTTGTACTGATTTTCACCGTGCCAATGGTGCGCATCTTGATCAACTCTGGTGTTAATGGTGCTGACCTGGTTTCCATGCCGGTAATGATGGCTCAGGCGGTCGCTGACAACGTCGGCGGTATCTATCCGTTCTTTGCGCCTGCGGTAGGTGCCATGGGCGCCTTCATTGCTGGTTCTAACACGGTTTCTAACCTGATGTTGGCGGAGTTCCAGTTTAACATTGCGCAATCGCTAGGCCTCTCTACCGCGATGATGGTGGCACTCCAGGCAGTGGGCGCGGCAGCGGGCAACATGATTGCAATCCATAACGTTGTAGCCGCCTCAGCCACCGTTGGCTTACTTGGCCGCGAAGGCGCGACGATTCGCAAAACTATTATCCCGACCATCTACTACTTGGTCTTCAGCGGTATCATTGCGATCATCGCGTTCTATGTCATAGGCGTTACCGACCCGCTTATGTAA
- a CDS encoding glutathione S-transferase, whose product MAITLYDLCGRDERLRFSPYCWRVRMALAHKGLSFETVAWRFLEKYVLAFADYDKVPVLTDGDTVVTDSFEIMRYLDRTYPDAPMLGEGASFQRVLFFKHFVERSVTPALFRIVAMDLLNAIHPDDRAYFRETREARFGARLEEVHQPEQGRQQLKQALAPVRELLRESPYLDGEAPSGADYLLFGSLMWAYTVSLEALVETGDPVDAWFTRMLNVHDGIAGNAITVRDL is encoded by the coding sequence GTGGCAATTACTCTTTACGATTTATGTGGCCGCGATGAGCGTTTGCGGTTTTCACCTTATTGCTGGCGGGTGCGTATGGCGCTAGCCCATAAAGGATTATCGTTTGAGACCGTCGCCTGGCGGTTTCTTGAAAAGTACGTGCTCGCTTTTGCCGATTACGACAAGGTGCCCGTCCTCACCGATGGCGATACGGTGGTTACCGATAGCTTTGAAATTATGCGCTACCTAGACCGCACTTATCCCGATGCTCCCATGTTGGGTGAAGGTGCTAGCTTCCAGCGCGTGCTGTTTTTTAAACACTTCGTTGAGCGTAGCGTGACCCCGGCACTGTTCCGAATAGTAGCGATGGACTTACTGAACGCTATTCACCCTGATGACCGCGCCTATTTTCGCGAGACTCGTGAGGCCCGTTTCGGTGCGCGTTTAGAAGAGGTGCACCAGCCAGAGCAGGGGCGCCAGCAGCTTAAACAGGCGCTTGCCCCAGTGCGCGAGTTATTAAGAGAGAGCCCGTATTTGGACGGTGAAGCCCCAAGTGGAGCCGACTACTTGTTATTTGGCAGTTTGATGTGGGCCTACACGGTCTCATTAGAAGCGTTGGTTGAGACCGGTGACCCGGTGGATGCGTGGTTCACACGTATGCTTAATGTGCACGATGGTATAGCGGGTAACGCCATAACCGTGCGTGACTTGTAA